One Phaseolus vulgaris cultivar G19833 chromosome 11, P. vulgaris v2.0, whole genome shotgun sequence genomic window carries:
- the LOC137806389 gene encoding uncharacterized mitochondrial protein AtMg00810-like yields the protein MESCKEASTPMPSSCYMDANAVGKGVDQTKYRGLIGSLLYLTASRLNIMFVLCLCARYQANPKESHFKYAKRILKYLKGTTNVGLWYPSHSSINLIGYSDYDFTGCKLDRKSSSDTCHLLGSSLFSWHSKKQACVALSTAEAEYIAAGSCCA from the coding sequence atggaaagttgTAAGGAAGCAAGCACACCCATGCCTTCAAGCTGTTATATGGATGCAAATGCTGTtggaaaaggggtagatcaaacaaaatacagaggtttaattggttccttactcTATCTCACAGCAAGTAGACTGAATATCATGTTTGTTttatgtctttgtgcaagatatcaagcaaatccaaaggaatctcaCTTCAAATATGCAAAAAGGATTcttaaatatctcaaaggaacaaccaatgttggtctatggtatccttctcactcttctATAAacttaattggttattcagattatGATTTTACAGGGTGTAAGCTGGACAGAAAAAGCTCAAGTGAcacttgtcatcttcttggatcAAGCCTCTTCTCTTGGCATagtaagaagcaagcttgtgtagctctttctaCTGCAGAGGCTGAATACATTGCTGCTGGGAGTTGCTGTGCATAA